The genomic segment CGAATAATTCGTAACAAACGCAGTAAAATCAAGCCTGATTTAGTGAAAATAGCGGCTTAACCCTCTAAAAACTTTAGACTGTCAAGCAACAAGGATAAAGACTGGAAAAATGATAACTGTTTATGATACAGCATGCGGCTCTAAAAATCTTGGTGATCAGATTATCATGGAGTCGGTGGTGCGTGAGCTGGCGGCTATTTTTCCCCATTCCCATCTGGTTACGTATCCGACGCACTATCCCCTCAGCAGACATGCATTGAGGAAAGCATGGGCTAATCAACTGGCATTCGTTGGTGGAACAAATATCCTCCGCAACAAACGTCGTTTTCGGGCGCACAGAAACCCATGGTCATTGGCTTTTCTTGATGCACGGCGGATGACTCCTGCCATTTTCATGGGAGTGGGAGCTTTCAAGTACAGTGGTGCCCCGGACTGGAAGGCCAGGTGGTTTTATCAAAGGGCTCTATCCCATAGTTGGATCCATTCTGTCCGTGATAACTATACATTGTGCCAGTTATTGCAGATGGGTGTGAATAACGTGATGAATACTGGTTGTCCAACCATGTGGTGTCTGACGGATGAACATTGCAGGAACATTCCCTATTCAAGGGCAAATAATGTGATATTTACCCTGACTGATTATCATCAGGATTACGTCAGTGATAAAGCGCTTGTGGCAATACTGCTGAAAAGCTACGAGGGGGTTTTTTTCTGGCCGCAAGGCTCAGGGGATCTTGCCTATGTCAAAAAATTGATGAGAGATGACTGGCACGCACGCATTACGATTATTCCATCTCATTTGCAAGCTTTTGATAGCCTGCTGGAACACTCACATAGTCTTGATTATGTTGGCACCCGTCTCCATGCGGGTATTCGTGCACTGCAAAAATCCAGACGGACAATTATCGTTGGTATTGATAACAGGGCTCTTGAAAAACAGCGGGATTTCAACTTAAAAGTATGTCATAGGAATAATGCGGTTGCTTTGACAGAGGCCATAGAGGGCTCATTCCAAACACAGATTAGGCTGCCAAGTGAATGCATCGAAAAATGGAAGTTGCAATTTGATGGTTGGCAACAGGTATAAACTCATCAATGAACGGCTGCTTATTGGCTGTAAACTCATGAGCTGGCAGATGGGTGGTAGACAAAGTTCGAGGATAGGGGTTTTCTGTTTTTCCAGCTTGACACCTATTCTCCTTGTATCTATATGACGCATGATTGTGGTATTTCTTCTCTGCATGCTTGTGTTATTGCTTGAATCCACTGCTGCAGTCAGTTGTTTTTGATGGCTAAATCGGTGTTATTGTCTAACTGAAAAAAAGAGAGGTGCCGTTTGTATCGAGTGAAAATTTATGGTGCTGGTTCTATCGGCAACCATCTGGCCCACGGTTGCCGTTCCCAAGGATGGGAGGTGACCATCTGTGATCTGGACCCGGCGGCTTTGCAGCGCACCAGGACGGAGATTTATCCCGCTCGCTATGGTTCCTGGGATGCAGCCATCAGACTGGTTGCGCCTGCTCAGGTTGCGGCGGAGCCTGCTGACCTGGTGATTTTGGGAACGCCACCTGACACCCACATGGCGATTGCCAAAACCATCCTTGCCGGAGATAATCCGCCTAAAGTGCTGTTGATTGAAAAGCCTGTGTGTACTCCAGCTCTGGAGGATGCCCGGGAGTTGGTTGCCCTGCAGAAGAGCAGTGGTACTTTTGTTGCGGTCGGTTATAATCACACCCTGACCAGCAATACCCGGCGAGCCGAAGAACTACTGGATAACCAGCTGATTGGTCAACCGCTGACCATCAGCGCCCGATTCCGCGAATACTGGGGGGGGATTTTCCGGGCCCATCCTTGGCTCAACGGTCCTAAGGACAGCTATCTTGGTTTTGCTGCCCGGGGTGGCGGCGCCGGCGGCGAGCATTCCCATGCCACCAATATTTGGCAGCACTTTGCCCATTTGGTAGGGGTCGGACGGATTACTGAAGTTGCAGCCATGCTCGATATGGTTGATGACGGCACTGTATGCTACGATCGGGTTTTTCAGGTTCATGTGAAAACGGATGCCGGGCTCGTGGGTTCGATCATTCAGGATGTGGTGACCGAGCCGGCTGAAAAAATGCTGCGGATCCAAGGAACGGAAGGCTTTCTCGAATGGTGTGTTAACCACGATGCCAGCCATGATGCTGTTCGTTATGCCGGTTCCCGTACAGAAATGACCGAAGAACTTTTTGCTAAAACCAGGCCGGACGATTTTCTTGGTGAGATTGAACATCTTGGAGCTATTCTTGGGGGGCAAAGTCCCGAGGCGTCGCCCATTGCCCTGAACAGAGGGCTTGACACCATGCTGGTTGTCGCCGCAGCCTACCAGTCTCACCAGCTTCAGCGGCCGGTACGAATCAACTATGATGCCGGTTACCAGCAAGAGGCATTGGAAACTGTTTGAAAGGAACAAGGAAGTAATAATGCACACATTTGATTTCAATAATCTCTTTACGTATGATATCGCCAACAACCATCAGGGTGATCTCGACCATGCCCTGCGGATTATCACGGAGATCGGTGCCGTCAATGCCAAGGCGGGTGTTCGTGGTGCCTTCAAATTTCAGTTTCGTCAACTGGAAACCTTTATCCATCCGGACTACAAGGAGCGGCAGGATATTAAACATATTCCGCGGTTTATGGGGACGGCCCTGAGCCTGGAACAGTACCGGCAGCTCGTTAAAGCGGTGGACAACCATGGAATGTATTCCATGTGTACCCCTTTTGATGAAGAGTCGGTGGATATCATCCTTGACATGGGCATTAAAGTCATAAAAGTGGCCAGCTGCTCGGCCGCCGACTGGCCGCTTCTCGAACGAATAGCGACAGCCAGCCGGCCGGTGGTGGTTTCAACCGCCGGCCTGAGTATTGATAAGATTGACCGGCTGGTGAGCTTTCTGGAGACCAGAAATGCCCATTTTGCCCTGATGCATTGTGTGGCTCTCTATCCGACGCCGTTGGAAAAGTTGGAATTAAACCAAATAACAGTGCTGCGGGAGCGGTTTCCCCACGTTCCAGTGGGTTTTTCCACCCATGAAGTTCCAGATAATTATATCCCGGTGCGCCTTGCCTATGCCCTTGGAGCCCGGCTGTTTGAACGGCACGTTGGCATAAAGACGGATGTCCATGCCCTCAATGCCTATTCCTCCACCCCGGAACAGACGGCCCGGTGGATTGAAGCCCAACAGGAGGCGGTTGCCGCCTGCGGCGGTGAGAACCGCAGCCCGGCAACGCCGGAAGAACTTGCTTCACTGCACTCCTTGATGCGGGGCGTTTTTGCCAAAAAGGCGATTGCAAAGGGGGAAGCGCTGACCAGAGAAGAGGTCTTTTTTGCTATGCCCCTGCACAAGGGACAGCTGGTGAGCGGCGATTGGGTTGACGGCCTGCCCGCCGACCGTGATTATGGGCTGAATGAACCGATCAGTGAGACAGTGGCTAATGCCAGCCTGCCGGATCGGGAGATTATTTATCGGATTATGCTGCAGGTCAAAGGGATGCTGAATAATGCCCGGGTTGTCATTGGCAAGGATAGTGCCATTGAGCTTTCACACCACTACGGCCTTGAGCGTTTCCGGGAGTTTGGCGCGGTGATTATCACCTGCATCAACCGTCAGTACTGCAAAAAACTGGTTATTCAGCTACCACGGCAAAAACATCCCTACCATTATCACCAGCAGAAGGAGGAAACCTTTCAGCTCCTCTATGGTGACCTTGAGGTAGAACTGGCCGGTCGGCGCATCAAGGCGGAACCGGGGGATACCATCCTGGTCAAACCGGGGGAGTGGCATAAGTTCCATACCCTTGACGGGGCGATTTTCGAAGAGGTTTCCACAACGCACATCAATAATGATTCCTACTATGAGGACGAGCGGGTTGCCCGGCTGCCCCGTGAGGCCAGAAAAACAGTCATTCCCAACTGGAATGCCATCGCCGGGGATGGTTCTTTTGCCGGTTAGGTGTCCCCGGGCGGTAGCCGGAGTGAGCTGTTTTTCAGGGCGACAATACCGTTGGTGATGAGTTTTATGTTGCGGCTGGCGGAGAGTAATGAATGGCAATGAGGAGTAGGGTCGTTGTTCTGGATTTTGATGGGACGCTGATTGATTCAAATCGCCTGAAGTATGAGGCTTTTTTTCAGCTGTTTGACGGTGATGAGCGGCATCGCCAGGTGATCCAGGCGGTGCTGGCCGAGATGTTGGAGGCCAGCCGCTACATCATTCTCGAAGAGATTCTGCGTCGTCTGCAGAAGACCAGCGATGATCACCGGAGGGTGGAGGTACAGGGGCTGGCCAACCGTTATAATGAGATCGTCCTTGAGGCTGCCAAAACATGCCCGTTGATAACCGGGGTACCGGCGGTGCTGGCTGACTTGGCACCGATGGTCCCTCTCTATGTCAGTTCAACCACTCCGGTTGATGCCCTTCGAGAAATTATTGCCAGTCGCAACTGGGAAGACTATTTTGCGGGTGTGTTTGGTTATCCGGCGGCGAAAGCACAGACCCTCCAAGAGATCATTAAAACGGAACAGGTGAAGAGCAGCGAAGTGCTGGTGGTTGGTGATGGAGAGTCGGATCGAAATTCTGCCAGAGACAATGGCTGCCTTTTTATTCCTGTTCAACGGGATGTTTTCCCGACTGCTGCCGTTATGCGGGCAGTGATGGGATGAACGGTCACCCGTCAGGAGCGAAAAATCGATGATTGACGGTAACACTATTCTGGTGGTTGTGCCGGCCAGAGGCGGCAGCAAGGGGGTTAAACTTAAAAATCTGCGGCCCCTTAACGGGGTTCCCTTGGTTTCCCTGGTTGGTCAGGTGGTTCGGCAGCTTCCCTATGTGGATAGGGCGGTGGTTTCCACTGACCATCCCGAGATAGCAGCTGCCGCTGTAGCCAGCGGCCTGGAAGCACCATTCCTCCGTCCCGACTCCCTTGCCGGGGACCGGATTGCCGACTGGGATGTCCTGCACCATGTCCTCATGATCTGTGAAGAGATGGACAGCTGCCGCTATGATGTCATCGTCATGCTGCAGCCGACCTCTCCTTCCCGGCGGCCTGAGCAGGTGACTGCCACGGTTCAAAAGCTCATCACCGGCGGTTATGACGCGGTGTGGACGGTGAGTGAAACCGATAGTAAAGCACATCCGCTGAAGCAGCTGGTTATTCTCGAAGACCGGCTGTCCTACTATGACCCTGCCGGCGCTACAATCATCGCCCGTCAGCAGCTAACCCCAGTCTACCATCGGAATGGCATTGCCTATGCGATCAGCAGGGACTGCCTGGTGAACAAAAGAAGCATCATGGGGGAACAGACATCTTTTGTCCTCGTCGATGGGCCGGTAATCAATATCGATACGGAACTGGATTTCCAGTTCGCCGAGTTTCTCCTGCGGCAGGCGGGGTCCCATGATTGATGACCTTTATTTTCGTGGTTTGGACACGCCATGAAGGGAACCCTGATTATTCCCATTGAGAATCAGGTCCGTGAGCTTGATCCTAAGTTGCTGTTGGCTTGCATCGCCGTTCGGCAAGGATTTTCCGTCATTATCGGTTCGCGGCAAGAGATTGATTTTCATATTGCCAGCTTTCCCCCCAGCCTCTATCTGGCGAAAAGCATGACCGCCCGCAGCGTCAAAATGTTTCGCATTATGCGGCAGTTGGGCCATGCGATTGCGGTATGGGATGAAGAGGCCCTGATCCATCCGCCAGCTGAGACCTACTTTACCCGTCGACTTTCCCCCGCAGCGATCTCTCAGGTTTCCCACCTGTTTGCCTGGGGGGAAGACAATAGCCATCTCTGGCGGCAGTATCCTCACCTGCCTGCCGGCTTGCCCATCCATGTTACCGGCAATCCCCGGGGTGACATGCTGCGACCGGACATGCAGCCTTTTTTTGCCGCCGAGGTTCGGCAGCGGCGGCAGGAGCACGGCGACTTTATCTTGATCAATACCAACTTCAGTTTTGTCAACGCTTTCTATCCTGAGTTGAACCTTTTCCAGTCGGCTGAAAATCCTGGCCAGCTGCCAGCCTATGGCCGGGCGGCAGTGGGGATGGAGCGTCATTTTGCGGAGAACCTGCGGGACCACAAACAGGCCGTTTTTGCCGATTTTCAGCGGTTGATCCCCGCGCTGGAACGGGAATTTCCCCAGCTGACCATTATTGTCCGACCCCACCCGATAGAGAACCCGAGGGTTTACCATGACCTTGCCGCCCGCTGCTCCCGCGTTGTCGTGACCAATGAGGGGAATGTGATCCCCTGGCTGCTGGCCGCTAAGGCGGTCATCCATAACGGTTGTACCACCGGTGTGGAGGCCTATATCATGGGGGTGCCGGCTCTCAGTTATCAAGCCACGGTCAATGAGGAGCTTGACTATGGTTTTTACCGGCTGCCCAATCTGTTGAGTCACCAGTGTTTTGATTTTGCCAGTTTGCGAGAGACGATTGCCAAAATTCTGGCAGGTGATCTGGGGGCTGCCGGCGGCGATGAACGGAGGAAACTGATGGCCGGCTACCTGACCTCTCAAGATGGTCCACTGGCCAGTGAGCGGATTGTCAGCGTGGCAGAAGAGATTTTTGCGGCCAGTGATTGTTGGCCAACATCGACGCTGCCCGAAAGGCTGGCTGGGCGTTTCCAGGCCAGCCGACGTCGGCTGGCAAAATATCTCAAATCCTTCCAGCTCCAGTCGAAATACAGACCGGAATTTCAGCGTTATCGCTATCCCGGCCTGTCACCAGCAGCACTGGAAGAGCGCCTGGAAAGGCTGCGGCAGGTACTTGGTCAACCGGCAGTCCTGCGGACCAGGCAGCTTACTACCCATATCTTCCGAATCACTTCCTGATCGACGATGTATGTCCGCTATTGACGGGATTGGCCGCTGTTACCGAAGTGATCGCTTCCTTGAGCTTGAAGTGAATCCGGCCGAGAGTTGGCAGGGATCCGCTGATGTGCAAGGGGATGCCTGAGGCATCATCGACTACCATGGATATCTCTCCTTTCAGACCCAAAAATGAAAACTCCTCCCTCTCTTCTGTCGCTTCGTTCAGCGGCCTGCTGACCAGCCGAATGCCGTGGACAGGCGACGGTTGGTTTTTGCCTAAAAGGTTGTTGCCGGGCAGCTGAATTTCAGCGGCGTCAGCGTCCAGGCTTGCCAATCGCACCTGGAGAAACTGTTTTTTGTTGAAAACCGTTAGCGTAGAACCTATTCGGCAGTCCGTCGGCTGGGCCGTAAGGTGGAAGAACAGCAGTGACGGCTCCGAGACCGGTACCATCGATGTCAACTGCGGCGGTCGGGGATAAAAGCTTTCCTCTCGATCAGTCCATTGCTCCGGCGGCAGACCGAACTCATCGGGACCGGCTGGCTGCAGCCTGATGCGACGTACTCCCTCGGCAGTAACCCAGTAGAATTTTTGGTAGCTGTCCGTTCCTGTTCGGCTCCGAACCCTGGCGACCGCCTCGCCGGAGCTGGCCAGAAACCAGACCCTGCTGTGCAGTACTTTGTTGGCAGTCAGGAAAGGCTTGACAGTAGTCGTGGTGGAGAGGGCTAGACAGCCGGATGGCAGCTGCCAGCCGTTATGGCCGCTAAACAATGCCGGCAGCACATCGGCTGACAGCGTGATTTCAACTGTGGCGGTGCCCATGATGGTTTTTGTTTCATATATCAGTTTCTGCCACGATACTGGTCTGAGGTTTGGGGAAGAACACAAGGTTTCCTGCCCCCATGACCGGTTGCCAGGAAGTATCAAGCTGAGCAAAAGCAGGAAGAATAGCAAAATTTTCATGCAGGGGTAGTGGTATAATGTTCAGTGGATGAATGCATGCCTTGCAGCTTATGATTAAAAGTGACGAATTTTTGTTGTCGAAGAAAAGCAGGCTATCTGCCACGTACAGCAGGACCTGGTTTAAGGGTAAATTCAGCTGCTGTTTTGGGCCCGCTTAAAGCGCCATTTGACAATTCCCTTACGTGTCATTCTGAGTGCGTACCAAAACTGTCTGACGGGCTGTGGGGCGGTATGCCTCTTGAATGCGAGCAACGTTTTTCTCCTGATCTCCTCTGGATCATCTAGCTCCATGTCCAGCAAATCCTTTGGAAAGCCACGGGAACTGACCACTCTGACTGATCCCCCATGAAGGCCATAGGATGTTGACAGCACGCTTAAGCCGGATATCTCGAAAAGAGCCCTGAGAGAACGTTCAGTGTGATAGCAGAGGTGGGCTGTATGGATTGAAACCGGATGCTTTCCATAGTTTGTCTGCCACTCGGCATTGGGAACTTCCGCACATAAAAGTCCGTCCCTGGCCAAAAGGCTGCCTGCACATTGCAGAAACTTCCCTGGATTTTCACTGTGCTCGAGTACGTGTGAGCAGGTAACGATGTCGTATGAACCTGGCTGGTCAGTGGCATATTGCTCTAGGGATCCTGAGTACACGTCGAATCCTCTCTCTTGAAGGCGTTTTGCATGCCTAACAGAAGGCTCTATGCCTGACACCGAGGCGCCTCTGGTTTTGGCCTCGGTAATGAGGAAACCATGGCCGCAGCCTATGTCCAACAGTCGGAGCCCTTGTAATAGTCGGTGGTTTCCCACGGCATCCAGAATCTCCTTGGCAATCCGGTGCTTCCTTTTGACCCATGTGGGGTTCTCGGATTTTTTGTCCATTGAGTATTGTTTATAATAGTTTGAGGAGTAGAATTGTGTCAGTCCCTCATCATCCATTCTGGGGTTGAGTTGCCGCAAACCGCAGGTCTTACATACACTCAGCGAGACGGGTTGGCTATGTCTGTCAGTCCAATCGATGACATGTATGAAATCATTACGCCCACAGAGAAGACATGGATATGATTGTAGAATTTGCTGGTTTGACTTCATTCTGTGATTCCTTACGTTGAATGAGGGGAGTAGCGAAGTTGAGTGAAAGGAGTTATGCAAATAGGGTAAAAATTAATAAATACGAGTAGTTGATAAAGAGAAACCTTTATGATTATTGCTGGTTGCAACCAAAAAATACCTATCAAAAACAGAATCTTATCATAGAATTCAGGAATATCAAGTTGATGGTAAAAAAACAACTTAAAAGAGAATCTCCTGAAAAACACCTTCCCCACGAATTAGCTGCCGGACCTTCAGGGATCGGCGGTTGTCCGCAGGCTGCTTCTACAAGCTGTAATCGCTACAGGTGGCTTTTTCTTTTTCACATTATTGACCCCTACTTGTTCTTCTGTTAAGTGGTATGCAGGAATAGCGGGCGGATTGCCAAGTGATCATTGCCTGACAATGGTGATTGCGATTTTTCTTTCAGCGGCAGAAAGGTTATTTTATTCCATGGCAGATCCGACAAAATTCCGTTTTTCCATTGATCGCGGCGGCACCTTTACGGATATTTACGCCGAAGTTCCCGGCGAACCGGCAGGGTGGGTGCTCAAGCTGCTGTCTGAGAATCCGCAACACTATGATGATGCCCCTCGGGAGGGGATCAGAAGGATAATTGAGGCGGCGACCGGTAGTCCACTGGCCGCCGATGAGATTCCGGTGGACAGCATTGAGTGGATCCGGATGGGAACCACGGTGGCGACCAATGCTTTGCTGGAAAGGCAGGGTGCTCGGTGCGCCCTGGTGATCACCAAAGGTTTTGGAGACCTTTTGCAGATCGGCAACCAGACCAGGCCGCATCTTTTTGATCTGGAAATTCACAAACCTGATCTGTTGTATGAAACAGTACTGGAGGTTGATGAGCGACTGCGCCTCCTTGGCGCCGAGGAAGCAGCAGGACCGTTGCAGGTGGTTAACGGAGTGACCGGTGAATCGCTGGTGGTGGCCAGGAAGCCCGATCTGGCGGCAGTCCGTCGGCAGCTGCAACAGGTCTATGACCAGGGCATTCGCAGCCTGGCGGTGGTGTTCATGCATGCCTATGCCTGGCCCGACCATGAACTGGCGGTTGGCCGTCTGGCCGTGGAGCTGGGCTTCTCCCAAGTTTCCCTTTCCTCTGCGGTTATGCCGATGGTCAAGATAGTTCCCAGGGGGGACACTGCCATGGTTGACGCCTATCTCACCCCCCACATCCGCACCTACCTTGCCGGTTTCCAAGCCGGGTTTGCCGGCCGTCTCCAGCCGCGTAATCTGCTATTCATGCAGTCGGATGGTGGTCTGACGCCGGCCGGTGACTTTACCGGCAGCCGGGCAATCTTGTCGGGTCCGGCGGGTGGCGTGGTGGGGTACGCGGCAACCACTTATGAACAGCAGGGTAAGCGGCCGGTGATTGGCTTTGATATGGGTGGCACGTCCACCGATGTCTCCCGGTTTGCCGGCGAGTACGAGCTGGTCCATGAGACGGAAACCGCTGGGGTTCGCATCCAGGCGCCCCAGCTGGAGATCAAAACGGTGGCCGCCGGCGGCGGCTCGCGGCTTTTTTTTACCAACGGCATGTTTCTGGTGGGACCAAAATCCTCGGGTGCCCATCCTGGCCCGGTCTGTTATCGCAACAACGGTTTTTTGTCGGTTACTGATGCCAACCTGGTGCTCGGCCGTCTGCAGCCTGATTATTTTCCCCATATTTTTGGGCCACAGGAGAATCAGCCCCTCGACCTGGAGGCATCAAGAAAGGCATTTGTCCGGCTGACGGCTGAAATCAATGATTATTATGGCCGGTTGGGACGGCCGTCAATGACCATGGAGGAAGTGGCTTATGGCTTTCTCCAGGTGGCCAATGAGGTGATGGTCAGACCCATCCGGGAGATATCGGTGCTGCGCGGCTTTGACATTAAGCAGCATGTGCTGGCTACTTTCGGTGGTGCCGGTCCCCAGCATGCGGTGGCGGTTGCCCGCTCACTGGGTATTTCGCGCATTGTCATTCATCGTTATGCCGGCATTCTTTCAGCCTATGGCATGGGGCTGGCGGCAGTAGTAGTGGAGAAACAGCAGCCGTCGGCGGTGGTCTACAGTAGTGGGGCGGCGGTCGGCCTGCAGACGGCACTGGATACTTTGGAGCAGCAGGCATCAGGAGAGCTGCTGGACCGGGGTTTTACCCCTGAGCAGCTTATCAGTCAGCGATTTCTCAACCTCCGCTATCAGGGGACGGACTCGGCATTGATGATCGCCCAGCCGGCGGACGGCGATTTTGCCGCCGCCTTCCGGGTGGCCTATGAGCGTGAGTTCGGTTTTGAACTGCCCGGCCGTGATGTTGTGGTTGACGACCTGCGGGTCAGGGTCAGCGGCACCCATGACCGGGTGCATGTGCCATCCCCGCTGCCAGCCATGGGAGATCCTGTCCCAGAGGGTGAAGCAGTCTGTTATTTTGCCGGTGGCTGGCACCAGACGCCGATTTTTCAGCTGGCGGTTCTAGCCTCTGGCCAGCAGCTTGCCGGGCCGGCGATGATTATCCATGACACCTGCACGATCCTGGTGGAACCGGACTGTCTGGCCAGGATAACGGCCACCGGTGACATCCAGATCGACGTTGGCGGGAGCTCGTCACAGCGGGCGCAAACCGCTCTTGATCCCGTGCAGCTTGCCATTTTCAGCAACCTCTTCATCTCCATTGCCGAACAGATGGGGCGAACCCTCCAGAAAACGGCGATCTCCACCAATATCAAGGAACGGCTCGATTTTTCCTGTGCCCTCTTCGGTCCCGGCGGCGAGCTGGTGGCCAACGCACCCCACCTGCCCGTCCATCTTGGTTCCATGAGTGCGGCGGTGAAGGAGCAGATCCGCCTGCGTGACGGTGTCTTCCATGAAGGAGAGGTGCTGGTGAGCAACCATCCGGCCGCCGGCGGCACCCATCTCCCCGATATCACGGTGATCACACCGGTGATCCATGATGGCAAGCCGTTGTTCTTTGTTGCCAGCCGGGGCCATCATGCCGATATTGGCGGCATATCTCCCGGTTCCATGCCGCCTTTTTCCCGGCAGTTGGCGGAGGAGGGCGCCTGTATCAGCTCCTTTACCCTGGTGCGTGACGGTGTTTTCCAGGAAGCGGGCATTAGTGCTCTGCTGACGGCATCCGGCGGCGAAGCAGGTTTTTCCAATCATTTGCCAATTCAGGGGACGCGTGCCATTGAGGATAACCTCTCTGATCTGAAGGCCCAGGTCGCTGCCAATCGGAAGGGAATTGCACTGATCAAAGAGATGATCAGTGCCTATTCCCTGGAAATGGTACAAGCCTACATGGGGTATGTGCAGGACAGTGCTGAACGTGCAGTTCGGCGGAGCCTCAAGGCGTTGTCCCGGCAAAAGGGGCTGCGGGAGGTTGATACGGTGTATGCCGAAGAGTTCCTCGATGACGGCAGCCCCATCGTCTTGACCTTGACGCTTGACCGGACAACCGGCAGTGCTATTTTTGATTTCGATGGCACCGGACAGGAGGTATGGGGCAACTGCAATGCCCCCCGGGCGGTGACCATGTCGGCGATTCTTTATGCCCTGCGCTGCCTGATTGCCGAAGATCTGCCGCTGAATTACGGCTGTCTGGTACCGATCACCATCAGGATTCCGGCTGGCTCGCTGCTGGATCCCTCGCCGACGGCAGCGGTGGTTGGCGGCAATGTGCTGACTTCCCAGCGGGTGGTTGATGTCATTCTCAAAGCTTTTGGCGTTGCGGCCGCGTCCCAGGGGTGTATGAACAACCTGACCTTCGGCAATGAACGATTTGGCTACTATGAAACCATCGGTGGCGGCGCTGGCGCCGGCCCCTCCTGGCATGGCCAGTCGGGGGTTCACACCCACATGACCAATACCAGGATTACTGATCCAGAAATCCTCGAAAGACGGTATCCGGTTCTTCTGTGGGAGTTTGCCATTCGGCCCGACTCCGGCGGCGCCGGGCGCTTCTGCGGCGGCAATGGTTTGATCCGTGAACTGGAGTTTCTCGAGCCTCTGCAGGTGGCGATTCTTTCCGAGCGCCGGGTCCACGCTCCCTATGGGCTGGCCGGCGGTGAGCCGGGCAAGCGGGGGCAGAATCTTTTTATCCGGACCGATGGCCGGGTGCTTAATCTGGGCGGCAAAAACGAGATCACTGCCGGTCCCGGAGACCGGATTCGCATTCTTACCCCCGGTGGCGGCGGATTCGGCGGTGAGTAGGGTGCCAGACAGCCTGTCGGCCTGTCAGAGTGTGCACAGTACGCCATGTGCTGCTCTGAGATCGGGGAGAGATGAGTTGCCGGTTCAGCGATTGTGCCATTGGACGGGGGTTTTGTGGAGAAAAGCCTTGATGCCGTTCTGGGCGTCGTCGGCCAGGTTGTTGAGGGCGATGGTATGCTTGGCATAGTGGAGTGCCTTGTCGTCGGTCTGGTCAATCTGGGCGTAGAAAGCCTGTTTGCCGATCCCCAGGGTCAGCCAGCTGGCGGCGGCGATCCGGCGGGCAAGATCCACGGTGCTGTTCTCCAGCTCGGCCAAGGGGACCACGGTGTTCACCAGCCCCAGCTCTTTTGCTTCAGCAGCTGAAACATAACGGCCGGTCATCAGCATCTCCATGGCCGCCTTGCGGCCGATGGCCCTGGTGACCGCCACCATGGGCGTCGTGCAGAACAGGCCGATCTGAACCCCTGGAGTGGCAAACCGTGCCCCCTCTTCAGCAACCACCAGGTCGCACCAGGCGGCCAGCTGGCAGCCGGCCGCGGTGGCAATCCCCTGGACCTGGGCGATCACCGGCTGGGGGATTTCATGGAGCAGCTGCATCATCCTGGCG from the Candidatus Anaeroferrophillus wilburensis genome contains:
- a CDS encoding Gfo/Idh/MocA family oxidoreductase, with product MKIYGAGSIGNHLAHGCRSQGWEVTICDLDPAALQRTRTEIYPARYGSWDAAIRLVAPAQVAAEPADLVILGTPPDTHMAIAKTILAGDNPPKVLLIEKPVCTPALEDARELVALQKSSGTFVAVGYNHTLTSNTRRAEELLDNQLIGQPLTISARFREYWGGIFRAHPWLNGPKDSYLGFAARGGGAGGEHSHATNIWQHFAHLVGVGRITEVAAMLDMVDDGTVCYDRVFQVHVKTDAGLVGSIIQDVVTEPAEKMLRIQGTEGFLEWCVNHDASHDAVRYAGSRTEMTEELFAKTRPDDFLGEIEHLGAILGGQSPEASPIALNRGLDTMLVVAAAYQSHQLQRPVRINYDAGYQQEALETV
- a CDS encoding polysaccharide pyruvyl transferase family protein, giving the protein MITVYDTACGSKNLGDQIIMESVVRELAAIFPHSHLVTYPTHYPLSRHALRKAWANQLAFVGGTNILRNKRRFRAHRNPWSLAFLDARRMTPAIFMGVGAFKYSGAPDWKARWFYQRALSHSWIHSVRDNYTLCQLLQMGVNNVMNTGCPTMWCLTDEHCRNIPYSRANNVIFTLTDYHQDYVSDKALVAILLKSYEGVFFWPQGSGDLAYVKKLMRDDWHARITIIPSHLQAFDSLLEHSHSLDYVGTRLHAGIRALQKSRRTIIVGIDNRALEKQRDFNLKVCHRNNAVALTEAIEGSFQTQIRLPSECIEKWKLQFDGWQQV
- a CDS encoding acylneuraminate cytidylyltransferase family protein; translation: MIDGNTILVVVPARGGSKGVKLKNLRPLNGVPLVSLVGQVVRQLPYVDRAVVSTDHPEIAAAAVASGLEAPFLRPDSLAGDRIADWDVLHHVLMICEEMDSCRYDVIVMLQPTSPSRRPEQVTATVQKLITGGYDAVWTVSETDSKAHPLKQLVILEDRLSYYDPAGATIIARQQLTPVYHRNGIAYAISRDCLVNKRSIMGEQTSFVLVDGPVINIDTELDFQFAEFLLRQAGSHD
- a CDS encoding class I SAM-dependent methyltransferase, whose amino-acid sequence is MKSNQQILQSYPCLLCGRNDFIHVIDWTDRHSQPVSLSVCKTCGLRQLNPRMDDEGLTQFYSSNYYKQYSMDKKSENPTWVKRKHRIAKEILDAVGNHRLLQGLRLLDIGCGHGFLITEAKTRGASVSGIEPSVRHAKRLQERGFDVYSGSLEQYATDQPGSYDIVTCSHVLEHSENPGKFLQCAGSLLARDGLLCAEVPNAEWQTNYGKHPVSIHTAHLCYHTERSLRALFEISGLSVLSTSYGLHGGSVRVVSSRGFPKDLLDMELDDPEEIRRKTLLAFKRHTAPQPVRQFWYALRMTRKGIVKWRFKRAQNSS
- a CDS encoding HAD family hydrolase, whose translation is MRSRVVVLDFDGTLIDSNRLKYEAFFQLFDGDERHRQVIQAVLAEMLEASRYIILEEILRRLQKTSDDHRRVEVQGLANRYNEIVLEAAKTCPLITGVPAVLADLAPMVPLYVSSTTPVDALREIIASRNWEDYFAGVFGYPAAKAQTLQEIIKTEQVKSSEVLVVGDGESDRNSARDNGCLFIPVQRDVFPTAAVMRAVMG
- a CDS encoding N-acetylneuraminate synthase family protein; translation: MMPVTSKRHWKLFERNKEVIMHTFDFNNLFTYDIANNHQGDLDHALRIITEIGAVNAKAGVRGAFKFQFRQLETFIHPDYKERQDIKHIPRFMGTALSLEQYRQLVKAVDNHGMYSMCTPFDEESVDIILDMGIKVIKVASCSAADWPLLERIATASRPVVVSTAGLSIDKIDRLVSFLETRNAHFALMHCVALYPTPLEKLELNQITVLRERFPHVPVGFSTHEVPDNYIPVRLAYALGARLFERHVGIKTDVHALNAYSSTPEQTARWIEAQQEAVAACGGENRSPATPEELASLHSLMRGVFAKKAIAKGEALTREEVFFAMPLHKGQLVSGDWVDGLPADRDYGLNEPISETVANASLPDREIIYRIMLQVKGMLNNARVVIGKDSAIELSHHYGLERFREFGAVIITCINRQYCKKLVIQLPRQKHPYHYHQQKEETFQLLYGDLEVELAGRRIKAEPGDTILVKPGEWHKFHTLDGAIFEEVSTTHINNDSYYEDERVARLPREARKTVIPNWNAIAGDGSFAG